One Bremerella sp. JC817 genomic window carries:
- the cysD gene encoding sulfate adenylyltransferase subunit CysD, producing the protein MTIQESHVSEQQNEIESPSFAHLRMLEEESIYVLREVAESFENPVLLYSIGKDSSVLLHLARKAFYPEKPPFPLLHIDSTWEFREMIEFRENYVRRELGLDVLVEINQEGAQRGVNPFDFPSTVYTDVMRTQPLKNALTRYRFDAAIGGGRREEEKSRAKERVFSFRDKHHRWDPRNQRPELWRLYNTHVHRGESMRVFPLSDWTEEEVWQYIWLENIPLVPLYFSQHRPIVRRDGNLIMVDDERMPLLAGENPELMEVRFRTLGCYPVTGAIESKSRTVEHIIQELQSTRISERAGRASDKDEEAAMERKKRQGYF; encoded by the coding sequence ATGACTATTCAAGAATCACACGTGTCCGAACAGCAGAACGAAATTGAAAGTCCGAGCTTCGCGCATCTAAGAATGCTGGAGGAAGAAAGCATCTATGTCCTGCGCGAGGTGGCCGAATCGTTTGAGAATCCAGTTCTCCTCTATTCCATTGGGAAGGACTCTAGCGTTCTGCTACACCTGGCTCGAAAGGCGTTTTATCCCGAGAAACCACCCTTTCCGCTACTTCATATTGATTCGACCTGGGAATTCCGCGAGATGATCGAGTTCCGAGAGAACTATGTCCGTCGCGAACTTGGATTGGATGTCCTCGTGGAGATTAATCAAGAAGGGGCCCAACGAGGCGTCAATCCTTTCGACTTCCCCAGCACGGTTTACACCGACGTGATGCGGACACAGCCACTGAAAAATGCTCTGACGCGCTACCGCTTCGATGCGGCCATCGGTGGAGGACGTCGCGAAGAAGAAAAGTCTCGGGCGAAGGAACGCGTGTTCTCTTTTCGGGACAAACATCATCGATGGGATCCACGCAATCAACGACCAGAGCTTTGGCGTCTGTACAACACGCATGTCCATCGTGGCGAAAGCATGCGTGTTTTCCCCCTTTCCGATTGGACCGAGGAAGAAGTCTGGCAGTACATCTGGTTGGAAAACATTCCGCTTGTTCCACTCTACTTTTCCCAGCATCGTCCTATCGTCCGTCGTGATGGCAACTTAATCATGGTCGACGACGAGCGAATGCCTCTGCTGGCAGGAGAAAACCCCGAATTGATGGAAGTAAGATTTCGGACCCTAGGCTGCTATCCGGTCACCGGTGCTATTGAGTCTAAGTCTCGCACCGTCGAGCACATTATCCAGGAATTGCAGTCGACTCGTATCTCTGAGAGAGCCGGCCGGGCGAGCGATAAGGATGAAGAAGCAGCCATGGAACGTAAGAAGCGACAAGGATATTTCTAA
- a CDS encoding GTP-binding protein — translation MITQLQKTNQNASLPNDSTVGILRLLTCGSVDDGKSTLIGRLLLETGAVYEDHLQSLQLETKRHGTTQLQIDPALLVDGLEDERAQGITIDIAYRYLRSPRRKIIIADSPGHEQYTRNMVTAASRSDVALILVDARKGILPQTKRHTIIASLLGIRQFILAVNKMDLVGYKQSVFDELSHEFVNFARTLGDLSTHAIPLSGLCGDNVCHRSTHMPWYGGTTLLEALEATPDTTCRLKDELRFPIQRVVRPDSDFRGVSGTIVSGTIRSGDPIVVLPQRQRTKVRSLVTMDGELKSASAGQPVTVTLEDEIDLSRGDWIVSDEKSFQVSREFEATLVWMSQELLQPGHCYILRCSTKTITAEVTSVKSVIDIEKGSVAPGSSLALNEIGLCHISLHETIVHDLFVESRDTGAFILIDRLSHETVAAGIIQHCTSSTPGLDLSKTDITPRVSPQHAALIARRRDRMRHAPASLLVWGTDQVRNAAITRQLESKLFDAAIHVIVIDDQFIDGVADQTPTESSSESYQRQLKKLQISRLLSDLGIASIVALDVFASQVDSEPLCILGSNRTLILDVNNESAMTDVSKNFSIDQPLKNEPDPVTGVVNSGSRINDAVDVLVTAVEAMARD, via the coding sequence ATGATCACTCAACTACAAAAGACGAATCAAAACGCCTCCCTTCCCAACGATTCGACCGTCGGAATTCTTCGATTGCTGACGTGTGGAAGCGTTGACGATGGCAAGAGTACGTTGATTGGACGACTATTGCTGGAAACGGGCGCTGTGTATGAAGATCATCTGCAGTCTCTGCAACTGGAAACCAAACGACACGGAACAACGCAACTGCAAATAGATCCCGCGTTGCTTGTCGACGGCCTTGAGGATGAACGAGCCCAGGGCATCACGATCGATATTGCCTACCGATATCTTCGATCGCCACGCCGGAAGATCATTATCGCTGACAGTCCCGGGCACGAGCAGTACACGAGAAATATGGTCACGGCGGCATCCCGTTCCGATGTCGCTTTGATACTGGTGGATGCGAGAAAAGGGATTCTTCCGCAGACGAAAAGACATACGATTATCGCGTCGCTGCTAGGAATCAGACAATTCATCCTGGCAGTGAACAAGATGGACTTGGTCGGGTACAAGCAGAGTGTATTTGATGAGCTGTCCCATGAGTTTGTGAATTTTGCCCGTACGTTAGGCGACCTTAGCACCCACGCAATTCCGCTGTCGGGTCTGTGTGGCGACAACGTCTGTCACCGCAGCACCCATATGCCGTGGTATGGCGGAACCACACTTCTGGAAGCTTTGGAAGCGACCCCCGATACCACCTGCCGCCTGAAGGATGAACTACGATTCCCAATTCAGCGCGTCGTGCGTCCCGATTCCGATTTTCGCGGCGTCAGCGGAACGATTGTTTCGGGAACGATACGATCAGGCGATCCCATCGTCGTGCTGCCTCAGCGTCAGCGAACGAAGGTCCGGTCGCTTGTGACGATGGACGGAGAACTGAAATCGGCGTCCGCTGGGCAACCTGTAACGGTAACACTCGAGGATGAGATCGACCTTTCACGAGGAGATTGGATCGTCTCGGATGAGAAGAGTTTTCAAGTAAGTCGCGAGTTCGAAGCGACGCTCGTATGGATGTCCCAGGAATTACTTCAGCCGGGACACTGCTACATTCTACGATGTTCGACGAAGACGATCACAGCAGAAGTGACGTCTGTAAAATCCGTGATTGACATTGAGAAAGGAAGCGTAGCTCCGGGAAGCTCCCTTGCCCTGAACGAAATCGGATTATGCCATATCTCACTTCATGAAACGATTGTTCATGATCTGTTTGTAGAATCCCGAGACACCGGCGCCTTCATTCTGATCGACAGACTATCCCATGAAACGGTTGCAGCAGGAATCATTCAGCATTGCACGTCTTCAACTCCTGGTCTCGATTTATCGAAAACTGACATCACTCCGCGCGTGAGCCCCCAGCACGCAGCGCTAATCGCTCGCCGGCGAGATCGAATGCGACATGCTCCCGCGTCGCTGCTTGTTTGGGGAACAGACCAGGTTCGGAATGCGGCGATAACACGTCAACTGGAGTCCAAGCTTTTCGACGCCGCAATTCACGTCATCGTAATCGACGATCAATTCATCGACGGCGTCGCCGACCAGACTCCTACCGAATCGAGCTCCGAAAGTTACCAGAGACAGCTCAAAAAGCTACAGATATCGAGGCTCTTAAGCGATCTCGGAATCGCCAGTATCGTAGCCCTTGATGTTTTCGCATCCCAAGTAGATTCAGAGCCGCTCTGCATACTAGGTAGTAATCGAACTCTCATACTAGACGTGAATAACGAATCTGCCATGACAGATGTTAGCAAGAACTTTTCAATCGATCAGCCATTGAAAAATGAACCTGATCCTGTCACCGGAGTCGTTAATTCGGGCTCTCGAATCAATGACGCTGTCGACGTGCTCGTTACTGCTGTCGAAGCCATGGCTCGGGATTAA